A window of the Arcobacter sp. F155 genome harbors these coding sequences:
- a CDS encoding 5-formyltetrahydrofolate cyclo-ligase produces MKENHKSDFRKSCIKRLEFSSRFLKLYKDKKTVEKLEKFIELYNFKNILLYIPMDMEVNVLPLINKLRKKQINVFVPFMYKDSFKLVKYRLPLQRKRFGIREPNNSFCVHPKIDLAIVPVVGMDKEWKRIGFGKGMYDRFFYRLDYKPTIVFTQLTLCKANKTLSNKYDIQADFVITN; encoded by the coding sequence ATGAAAGAAAATCACAAAAGTGATTTCAGAAAATCATGTATTAAAAGATTAGAGTTTTCAAGCCGCTTTTTAAAGTTATATAAAGATAAAAAGACAGTAGAGAAATTAGAAAAATTTATAGAATTATATAATTTCAAAAATATATTGTTATATATTCCAATGGATATGGAAGTAAATGTACTTCCTTTGATTAATAAGTTAAGAAAGAAACAAATTAATGTTTTTGTTCCTTTCATGTACAAGGACAGTTTTAAATTAGTAAAGTATAGATTGCCATTACAAAGAAAGAGGTTTGGTATTAGGGAACCAAATAACTCTTTTTGTGTTCATCCAAAAATAGATTTAGCCATTGTCCCAGTTGTGGGAATGGATAAAGAGTGGAAAAGAATTGGTTTTGGTAAAGGAATGTATGACAGATTTTTTTATAGGTTAGATTATAAACCTACTATTGTTTTTACTCAACTAACACTTTGTAAAGCGAATAAAACACTAAGTAATAAATACGATATTCAAGCTGATTTTGTAATTACAAATTAA
- a CDS encoding HAMP domain-containing sensor histidine kinase produces MIEKSKNFILKISLFYTAIFFIFIAIPTYFYTNLELESYKNNQNRVLIEYAQKVQRTIYDFSNSKSDTFIFPKSFKYEATLLTDKKQIIYKTRNLNLDENSKLLSLEVELSSNRLKAKYLKVSKKISYEEVYLKILILSICIGLFIFISIYLIIKASIEPYKKANEYLDAFFNDAMHELKTPLGIIQLNLEMLESKEENKSSKELQRSINATKNLFLVYEDIEYLIKEKTVKYNKEQIDFSYLLKQRVDQFESIANPKNINLKLNIEDNLTLLINRTHLLRIIDNTLSNAIKYSFNDTDITINLFKENEQIVFSVRNFAPPIKNKKNIFDRYQKENHIKGGFGIGLNIVKNICKINNIDIFLESTKEDGTIFKYNFFN; encoded by the coding sequence TTGATAGAGAAGAGTAAAAACTTTATATTAAAAATATCTCTTTTTTATACTGCGATATTCTTTATCTTTATTGCTATTCCCACATATTTTTATACAAACTTAGAACTTGAAAGTTATAAAAACAATCAAAATAGAGTTCTTATTGAGTATGCTCAAAAAGTACAAAGAACTATCTATGACTTTTCAAACTCAAAAAGTGATACTTTTATTTTTCCAAAATCTTTTAAATATGAAGCAACTTTATTAACAGATAAAAAACAAATTATTTACAAAACAAGAAATCTAAACTTAGATGAAAACTCAAAGCTTTTAAGTCTAGAAGTTGAATTATCAAGTAATAGATTAAAGGCAAAATATCTAAAGGTTTCAAAAAAAATTTCCTATGAAGAGGTTTATTTAAAAATACTTATCTTATCTATATGTATTGGTCTTTTTATATTTATCTCTATTTATTTAATCATTAAAGCAAGTATTGAACCATATAAAAAAGCAAATGAATATTTAGATGCTTTTTTTAATGATGCAATGCATGAACTTAAAACACCCCTTGGAATTATCCAGCTAAATTTAGAGATGTTAGAAAGTAAAGAAGAGAACAAGAGTTCAAAAGAACTTCAAAGGTCAATAAATGCAACAAAAAATCTATTTTTAGTATATGAAGATATTGAATACTTAATAAAAGAAAAAACAGTTAAATACAATAAAGAGCAAATAGACTTTTCATATCTTTTAAAACAAAGAGTAGACCAATTTGAAAGTATAGCAAATCCTAAAAATATAAATTTAAAATTAAATATAGAAGATAACTTAACACTTTTAATAAATAGAACACATTTATTAAGAATAATAGATAACACTCTTTCAAATGCTATTAAGTATTCATTTAATGACACAGATATAACTATTAACTTATTTAAAGAAAATGAACAAATAGTATTTAGTGTAAGAAACTTTGCACCACCTATAAAAAACAAGAAAAATATCTTTGATAGATACCAAAAAGAGAACCATATAAAGGGAGGTTTTGGTATTGGACTAAATATTGTAAAAAATATTTGTAAAATAAATAATATAGATATTTTCTTAGAATCTACAAAAGAAGATGGAACAATTTTTAAATACAATTTCTTTAATTAA
- a CDS encoding cache domain-containing protein — translation MRALNSKPNKYLFIILFITSFFIILIFYFLNNINNSNNLLNNLENSLTTTKNLFEEQKRYALSLAILLSEDKEIINSFQSQNREESFEVVNRKIKSLKQLQDSNFEVQIHNENLTTYLRSWDIDIKDVPLASFRQGLVKVKELKQPIVSIELGKRLNIKAISPIIENNKYIGSIEAIINFEYLSKELKKKGYKLFVLLNKKYLNIANELKNNDEIANYVLVNNTNINYLEELNLDSLKDYGYISNKNFSFAYFSYYDLQNNHLGYILTGIKNNKHININNSFDYETVNINSEVKIR, via the coding sequence TTGAGAGCTTTAAACTCAAAACCTAACAAGTATTTATTTATAATACTTTTTATCACCTCTTTTTTTATTATCTTAATCTTTTATTTTCTAAACAATATAAACAATAGTAATAATCTTTTAAATAATCTTGAAAACTCTTTAACAACTACAAAAAACCTTTTTGAAGAACAAAAAAGATATGCCCTATCTTTGGCTATTTTATTATCAGAAGATAAAGAGATAATAAATAGTTTTCAAAGCCAAAATAGAGAAGAGAGTTTTGAAGTTGTAAATAGAAAAATAAAAAGTTTAAAACAGCTACAAGATAGTAATTTTGAAGTACAAATCCATAATGAAAACCTAACTACATATTTAAGAAGTTGGGATATAGATATAAAAGATGTTCCACTAGCCTCATTTAGGCAAGGTTTAGTAAAAGTAAAAGAGCTAAAACAACCAATTGTTTCAATTGAACTAGGAAAAAGACTTAATATAAAAGCAATCTCACCTATTATAGAAAACAATAAATATATTGGTTCAATTGAGGCAATAATTAACTTTGAGTATTTAAGTAAAGAACTAAAGAAAAAAGGCTATAAACTATTTGTTTTATTAAATAAAAAATATTTAAATATTGCAAATGAACTTAAAAATAATGATGAAATAGCAAACTATGTTTTAGTAAATAATACAAATATTAACTACCTAGAAGAGTTAAATCTTGATAGCCTAAAAGATTATGGATATATATCAAATAAGAATTTCTCTTTTGCATATTTTTCTTATTATGATTTACAAAACAATCATTTAGGATATATTTTAACTGGAATAAAAAACAACAAACACATAAATATCAACAATAGTTTTGACTATGAAACTGTGAATATTAACTCTGAGGTGAAGATAAGATGA
- the rny gene encoding ribonuclease Y: MELVVVGIVVAIISVAITIFVVKKINKAKFDIYIEQAKAKAKVIEHEAKVILKDAQIKAKRDYDREFKAAKREYDDMLSQIERKEKELNHHLESELKAIKEQKAEIVEKNEKITTIKDGLKRQQKTYDEKITKAIKVLENASGLTVDEAKELMLEKVKEDSRAEIASIFRKRYKLAEQNSKDEINNMFSQAVTRYAGEFAAERLINNIPINDEETKGKIIGKEGRNIKALEMLLGVDIIIDDTPNTITISSFNLYRRAIATKTIEELLEDGRIQPARIEEIYNKVKTEFDNNILKEGEDVVMELGIKSMHPELIKLVGRLRYRASYGQNALKHTLEVANLAGLVAAQMGGDAILARRAGLLHDIGKALTHDMPGSHVDLGAEICRRYDEPDTVINGIYAHHGHEEPINVESAAVCAADALSAARPGARREVLESFLKRVEEVENISTSKTGVINAYAINAGREVRVIVKAELVNDDEAILLATEIAQEIEEKVQYPGEIKVNVIRELRASSYAR; encoded by the coding sequence ATGGAATTAGTAGTAGTAGGTATTGTAGTTGCAATTATTAGTGTTGCGATTACGATATTCGTAGTAAAAAAAATAAATAAAGCAAAATTTGATATTTATATTGAACAAGCAAAGGCAAAAGCTAAAGTTATTGAACACGAGGCTAAAGTAATCTTAAAGGATGCCCAAATTAAGGCAAAAAGAGATTATGATAGAGAGTTCAAAGCTGCTAAAAGAGAGTATGACGATATGCTTTCTCAGATTGAAAGAAAAGAGAAAGAGTTAAATCATCATTTAGAGAGTGAGCTTAAAGCTATAAAAGAGCAAAAGGCTGAAATAGTTGAGAAAAATGAGAAGATCACAACTATTAAAGATGGTCTAAAAAGACAACAAAAAACTTATGATGAAAAAATTACTAAAGCTATTAAAGTTTTAGAAAATGCTTCTGGTTTAACTGTTGATGAAGCAAAAGAACTTATGCTTGAAAAAGTAAAAGAAGACAGCAGGGCTGAAATTGCTTCTATTTTTAGAAAAAGATATAAACTTGCAGAGCAAAACAGTAAAGATGAGATTAACAATATGTTCTCACAAGCTGTTACAAGATATGCAGGTGAGTTTGCAGCTGAAAGGCTTATCAATAATATCCCTATTAATGATGAAGAAACAAAAGGAAAGATTATTGGTAAAGAAGGGCGAAATATTAAAGCCCTTGAAATGTTATTAGGTGTTGATATTATTATTGATGATACACCAAATACAATTACTATTTCATCTTTTAACCTTTATAGAAGAGCAATTGCTACAAAAACTATTGAAGAGTTATTAGAAGATGGAAGAATTCAACCTGCAAGAATCGAAGAGATTTATAATAAAGTAAAAACAGAGTTTGATAATAACATCCTAAAAGAGGGTGAAGATGTAGTAATGGAGCTTGGAATTAAATCAATGCATCCAGAGCTTATCAAACTTGTGGGAAGACTAAGATATAGAGCTTCTTATGGTCAAAATGCATTAAAGCATACATTAGAAGTTGCAAATTTAGCTGGATTAGTAGCTGCACAAATGGGTGGAGATGCAATTTTAGCAAGACGTGCTGGACTTTTACATGATATTGGAAAAGCTTTAACACATGACATGCCAGGTAGTCATGTTGATTTAGGTGCTGAAATCTGTAGAAGATATGATGAACCAGATACAGTTATTAATGGTATTTATGCTCACCATGGACATGAAGAACCTATCAATGTAGAATCTGCTGCTGTATGTGCTGCTGATGCGCTAAGTGCAGCTAGACCAGGTGCTAGAAGAGAAGTATTAGAAAGCTTCTTAAAAAGAGTAGAAGAGGTTGAAAATATCTCTACTTCTAAAACAGGTGTTATTAATGCTTATGCAATTAATGCTGGACGTGAAGTAAGAGTTATAGTAAAAGCTGAGTTAGTAAATGATGATGAAGCAATTTTACTTGCAACTGAAATAGCACAAGAGATTGAAGAAAAAGTTCAATATCCTGGAGAAATAAAAGTAAATGTAATTAGAGAGCTTAGAGCTTCTTCTTACGCAAGATAG
- a CDS encoding TlpA disulfide reductase family protein, with translation MQFKKIAFLIISVTLLFTGCGSKDEKKEIIKEKQTKFTLQTNDLNSLNIDVKDKQVSIQELQGKAVLLNFWATWCPPCRAEIPHLNNLKKKYKGQLEIVGFNLGKKDGTLLSQEELNRFIEEYEIGYPITNSEDNFKIANLVGPVQSIPTMFLIDPSGKVVQKYVGVVPEEMMELDIDNALGK, from the coding sequence ATGCAGTTTAAAAAAATAGCATTTTTAATAATTTCTGTTACACTTTTGTTTACTGGTTGTGGTTCAAAAGATGAAAAAAAAGAAATTATAAAAGAAAAGCAAACAAAATTTACACTACAAACGAATGATTTAAATAGTTTAAACATTGACGTAAAAGATAAACAAGTTTCAATACAAGAGTTACAAGGTAAAGCTGTTTTATTAAACTTTTGGGCTACTTGGTGTCCTCCATGTAGAGCTGAAATTCCGCACTTAAATAATTTAAAGAAGAAGTATAAAGGGCAACTTGAAATCGTTGGTTTTAACTTAGGAAAGAAAGATGGTACTTTATTAAGCCAAGAAGAATTAAATAGATTTATTGAAGAGTATGAAATAGGATATCCTATTACAAACAGTGAAGATAACTTCAAAATTGCAAACTTAGTTGGTCCAGTACAGAGTATTCCTACAATGTTTCTAATCGACCCAAGTGGTAAAGTAGTACAAAAATATGTTGGTGTAGTTCCAGAAGAGATGATGGAATTAGATATTGATAATGCACTTGGAAAATAG
- a CDS encoding DUF2062 domain-containing protein, with amino-acid sequence MPRKKLKKVLPTHEKIKEQKFLKIFGNFLHKRELWSLSRRKVVGGVLIGIFVACLPMPLQMVLSTFLAIYFSVNLPISFALIFISNPFTMPPLFYFEYKLGNLILGNTNPVEFNFDSMYDNFEQIALSLWTGALVLGVFSSIICAIFVNYFWIMSVKKQRKK; translated from the coding sequence TTGCCAAGAAAGAAATTAAAAAAAGTACTTCCTACACACGAAAAAATAAAAGAACAAAAATTCTTAAAAATATTTGGTAATTTTTTACATAAAAGAGAATTATGGAGTCTATCTAGAAGAAAAGTTGTAGGTGGAGTTTTAATAGGTATTTTTGTAGCTTGCTTACCAATGCCCTTGCAAATGGTATTATCAACTTTTTTAGCTATCTATTTTAGTGTAAACTTGCCTATTAGTTTTGCTCTTATATTTATTAGTAATCCCTTTACAATGCCACCACTTTTCTATTTTGAATATAAACTTGGAAATTTAATTTTAGGAAATACAAACCCTGTAGAGTTTAACTTTGATTCTATGTATGATAATTTTGAACAAATTGCTTTATCCCTTTGGACAGGAGCTTTAGTTCTTGGAGTATTTTCAAGTATTATTTGTGCAATATTTGTAAACTATTTTTGGATTATGAGTGTTAAAAAACAAAGAAAGAAATAG
- a CDS encoding YqiA/YcfP family alpha/beta fold hydrolase has protein sequence MTIIYIHGFASSGQGGKASLFREYFEEELIAPSLSHIPKLAIDTLEQLIEILLEKDETVGLVGSSLGGYYSIYLANKYDLKAVLINPAIYPYKTLDKVGITMNYYDGSSFEVTNEHIQTLKGLEVQEVQSQENFMTLLQTEDEVLDYSEAAEKLSESELVIEEGGDHSFENIESYFRKIYSFLDS, from the coding sequence ATGACAATTATTTATATCCATGGCTTTGCAAGTAGTGGACAAGGAGGAAAAGCATCTTTATTTAGAGAGTATTTTGAAGAAGAGTTAATTGCTCCATCATTATCTCATATTCCAAAACTTGCAATTGATACTTTAGAGCAGTTAATAGAAATATTATTAGAAAAAGATGAAACTGTAGGTTTAGTAGGTTCTTCTTTAGGTGGATATTATTCAATATATTTAGCTAATAAATATGATTTAAAAGCTGTATTAATTAATCCAGCAATCTATCCATACAAAACTTTAGATAAAGTTGGTATAACAATGAACTATTATGATGGTTCTTCTTTTGAAGTAACAAATGAACATATCCAAACACTAAAAGGTTTAGAAGTTCAAGAAGTTCAATCACAAGAAAATTTTATGACTTTATTACAAACAGAAGATGAAGTATTAGATTATAGTGAAGCAGCTGAAAAATTATCAGAGTCAGAACTTGTAATAGAAGAGGGTGGAGATCACTCTTTTGAAAATATAGAGAGTTATTTTAGAAAGATATATTCTTTTTTAGATAGTTAG
- the ftsY gene encoding signal recognition particle-docking protein FtsY, translating into MFSFFKKKKEEEKVEEEVVLQEQEKETPLEENPKEVIEEKVEEVKEEAKEKPKEETSSKGFFSKALSKTFENIKSVVPQRKEKIAFEDIEEMLIEADMEYEIIEKAMDGLPEEITRKQLRHRLVMLFEHAPDVDLSNLPKPFVRLIIGVNGAGKTTTIAKLANRAKNEGKSVILGAGDTFRAAAIEQLATWAQKIDVPIIKTKQGHDASAVAYDTISSAVAKDIDNVIIDTAGRLQTQTNLSNELKKIVKVCGKAQEGAPHQKLMILDGTQGNTAIAQAKAFNEMVGVDGIIVTKLDGTAKGGALFSISNQLELPIFYVGVGEKQNDLIEFSPDDFVDSLLDEIYTTEQ; encoded by the coding sequence ATGTTTAGTTTTTTTAAAAAGAAAAAAGAAGAAGAAAAAGTTGAAGAAGAAGTAGTTCTTCAAGAACAAGAAAAGGAAACTCCTTTAGAAGAAAACCCTAAAGAAGTTATTGAAGAAAAAGTTGAAGAAGTAAAAGAAGAAGCTAAAGAAAAGCCAAAAGAAGAGACTTCATCAAAAGGTTTCTTTAGTAAAGCCTTATCAAAAACATTTGAAAATATCAAATCAGTTGTTCCTCAAAGAAAAGAGAAAATTGCCTTTGAAGATATTGAAGAGATGTTAATCGAAGCTGATATGGAATACGAAATCATTGAAAAAGCAATGGATGGTCTTCCTGAAGAGATTACAAGAAAACAGTTAAGACACAGACTTGTAATGCTTTTTGAACATGCACCAGATGTTGACCTTTCAAATCTTCCTAAACCCTTTGTTAGACTTATCATTGGAGTTAATGGAGCAGGAAAAACAACAACTATCGCAAAACTTGCTAATAGGGCTAAAAATGAAGGAAAATCAGTTATCTTAGGAGCAGGAGATACATTTAGGGCTGCTGCTATTGAACAACTTGCAACTTGGGCACAAAAAATTGATGTTCCAATTATCAAAACAAAACAAGGTCACGATGCTAGTGCAGTTGCATATGATACTATTTCATCTGCTGTTGCAAAAGATATTGATAATGTTATTATTGATACAGCTGGACGTCTTCAAACACAAACTAACTTAAGTAATGAGCTTAAGAAGATTGTAAAAGTATGTGGTAAAGCACAAGAAGGTGCTCCTCACCAAAAACTTATGATTTTAGATGGAACGCAAGGTAATACTGCAATTGCACAAGCAAAAGCCTTTAATGAAATGGTTGGTGTTGATGGAATTATTGTAACAAAACTTGATGGTACTGCAAAAGGTGGTGCACTATTCTCAATCTCAAATCAATTAGAACTTCCAATTTTCTACGTAGGAGTTGGAGAAAAACAAAATGACTTAATCGAGTTCAGCCCAGATGATTTTGTAGACTCTTTATTAGATGAGATCTACACTACTGAACAATAA
- a CDS encoding DUF3095 domain-containing protein — protein sequence MNDNFYKDLKLLKDFSKISDTSVYKKLPDSWYVLVSDVTNSTKQIQEGKYKQINMVGALTIISILNLRENLDIPYIFGGDGSFLLIPKSLLDESKQALLAVKDLAKTSYGLDLRVGVVPVKKIYELEKSLYIAKYEVSKDYYQSIIKGGGLDLSDKLLKQNEDFYIKDKKDEKFVLDISGLECRWEAIKTPKDENLTILIKAFDESLYDTVLEKLDEILGSNEKRNPILKESLILSFQDKNLDIEASLFSQSFLGKFLIRQKLKLLNLIGKLLMRFDIDKWGRYKQRIVSTTDNEKFDDMLRMVVSTSFKQTKLLEEYLQKEQEKKKLVYGIHKSDSSLMTCLIFERHGKHVHFVDGSNGGYALAAKQLKLGEQK from the coding sequence ATGAATGATAACTTTTACAAAGATTTAAAACTACTAAAAGATTTTTCTAAAATCTCCGACACTTCTGTTTATAAAAAACTCCCTGATTCTTGGTATGTTCTCGTAAGTGATGTAACAAACTCAACAAAACAGATTCAAGAAGGTAAATATAAGCAGATAAACATGGTTGGAGCCTTAACTATTATCTCAATATTAAATTTAAGAGAGAACCTTGATATTCCTTATATTTTTGGTGGAGATGGCTCTTTTTTACTTATTCCAAAATCTTTATTAGACGAATCAAAGCAAGCACTTTTAGCTGTAAAAGATTTAGCAAAAACTTCTTATGGTTTAGATTTAAGAGTAGGTGTTGTTCCTGTAAAAAAGATATATGAACTAGAAAAAAGTTTATATATTGCAAAATATGAAGTTTCAAAGGATTATTATCAATCAATAATAAAAGGCGGAGGTTTAGATTTAAGTGATAAACTTCTTAAGCAAAATGAAGATTTTTATATAAAAGATAAAAAAGATGAAAAATTTGTTTTAGATATATCTGGCTTAGAGTGTAGATGGGAAGCTATAAAAACACCCAAAGATGAAAATTTAACAATTTTAATTAAAGCTTTTGATGAAAGTTTATATGATACGGTTTTAGAAAAACTTGATGAGATTTTAGGTTCTAATGAAAAAAGAAACCCTATTTTAAAAGAGAGCTTGATTTTAAGTTTTCAAGATAAAAATCTTGATATTGAAGCTTCGTTATTTTCACAAAGTTTTTTAGGTAAGTTCTTAATAAGACAAAAGTTGAAGTTACTAAATCTTATTGGAAAACTTTTAATGAGATTTGATATTGATAAGTGGGGAAGATACAAACAAAGAATAGTTTCCACAACAGATAATGAAAAGTTTGATGATATGCTAAGAATGGTAGTTTCTACAAGTTTTAAGCAAACAAAACTTTTAGAAGAGTATTTACAAAAAGAGCAGGAAAAGAAAAAGCTAGTTTATGGAATACATAAATCTGACTCATCTTTGATGACTTGCTTAATCTTTGAAAGACATGGAAAACATGTACACTTTGTAGATGGTTCAAATGGTGGTTATGCATTAGCAGCTAAACAGTTAAAATTAGGAGAACAAAAATGA
- a CDS encoding c-type cytochrome has protein sequence MKLNNKKLILVSTLIATLFSSNALAFDKKELQKRSDRGFEKPKMEYKVPDIDKLPDNDYGKLVRYGKELIVHTYKYIGPEVEDMSMRFAGNNNSCQNCHLDAGTKKYSAPFIGTYGEFPQYRPREDGIGTLTARINGCMQRSMNGYPLPAEGKEMKAMKAYMHFLSQGYPVGGAKVDGRRLTKVDRKMVKTTKADVENGKKVYTKHCASCHGADGLGVKNEGLANGYMFPALWGTDDTYNKGAGMYRILKAADFIKANMPLGATKENPILTDKESYDVAAYMNQDSHYRPEKINRTSDFPDDVVKAPDVYRPNMENFDHKFGPYGKIIK, from the coding sequence ATGAAACTTAACAACAAAAAACTTATTCTTGTTTCAACACTGATTGCAACACTGTTTTCTTCAAATGCTTTAGCTTTTGATAAAAAAGAGTTACAAAAAAGAAGTGATAGAGGTTTTGAAAAACCAAAGATGGAATACAAAGTTCCAGATATAGACAAACTACCAGACAATGATTATGGTAAGTTAGTAAGATATGGTAAAGAGCTTATTGTTCATACATATAAATATATTGGACCTGAAGTAGAAGATATGAGTATGAGATTTGCTGGAAATAATAACTCATGTCAAAACTGCCACTTAGATGCTGGTACAAAAAAATATTCAGCTCCTTTTATTGGAACTTATGGTGAGTTTCCACAATATAGACCAAGAGAGGATGGAATTGGTACTTTAACTGCTAGAATCAATGGTTGTATGCAAAGAAGTATGAATGGTTACCCTCTTCCTGCTGAAGGTAAAGAGATGAAAGCTATGAAAGCTTATATGCACTTCCTAAGTCAAGGTTATCCTGTAGGTGGAGCTAAAGTTGATGGAAGAAGACTTACTAAAGTAGATAGAAAAATGGTTAAAACAACTAAAGCAGATGTAGAAAATGGTAAAAAAGTTTATACAAAACACTGTGCTTCTTGTCATGGTGCAGATGGTTTAGGTGTTAAAAATGAAGGTTTAGCAAATGGTTATATGTTCCCTGCATTATGGGGTACAGATGATACATATAATAAAGGTGCAGGAATGTATAGAATCCTAAAAGCAGCAGACTTTATTAAAGCAAATATGCCATTAGGTGCAACAAAAGAGAACCCAATCTTAACAGATAAAGAGTCTTATGATGTAGCAGCATATATGAACCAAGATAGTCACTATAGACCTGAGAAAATCAACAGAACTTCAGATTTCCCAGATGATGTTGTAAAAGCTCCAGATGTTTATAGACCAAATATGGAAAACTTTGACCATAAATTTGGACCATATGGAAAAATTATAAAATAA
- a CDS encoding PACE efflux transporter, which produces MSFKERLIHSILFEILLVIIFTLILKLITKDNITTVFTLTISLTAIAVIWNFIYNWIFDKFVTGPREDRSFKTRCIHAILFEFGLLFPTIPVIAYSLKIGIIEAFILDIGFVAFVLVFTVIYNYIYDRVRLVFIKSS; this is translated from the coding sequence ATGAGTTTTAAAGAGAGGTTGATTCACTCTATACTGTTTGAGATTTTGTTAGTTATAATTTTTACTCTTATTCTCAAACTTATTACAAAAGATAATATTACAACAGTTTTTACTTTAACTATTTCTCTTACAGCAATAGCTGTGATATGGAACTTTATTTATAACTGGATTTTTGATAAGTTTGTTACTGGACCAAGGGAAGATAGAAGTTTTAAAACAAGATGTATCCATGCAATTCTTTTTGAGTTTGGATTATTGTTCCCTACAATTCCTGTAATTGCTTATTCTTTGAAGATAGGGATTATTGAAGCATTTATTTTAGATATAGGTTTTGTAGCATTTGTTTTAGTATTTACTGTTATTTATAATTATATCTACGATAGAGTTAGATTAGTTTTTATCAAAAGTAGTTAA
- a CDS encoding response regulator transcription factor: MRLLLLEDDLDYRQSIKEYLESLNYHIDDFEDGEEALSAIHENKYHLLILDIRVPTLSGYELVKTIRENGDNTPVIYITSLTDINNLSLGYELGCNDYIKKPFSPKELKYRIEQLIKLFYTNETKEQIKLKPDFTYDILKKELRRNSEVINLTKKESDVVFCLVSNKNQYISIETLRSEVWDDKYICEADIRVCIKKIRDKTSKEFIVNQRGIGYKIDREE, from the coding sequence ATGAGACTTTTATTACTTGAAGATGATTTAGATTATAGACAAAGTATCAAAGAGTATTTAGAGTCTTTAAACTACCATATTGATGACTTTGAAGATGGAGAAGAAGCATTAAGTGCAATCCATGAGAACAAATACCACCTTCTAATTCTTGATATTAGAGTTCCTACTTTAAGTGGATATGAACTAGTTAAAACAATAAGAGAAAATGGTGACAATACACCTGTTATTTATATAACTTCTTTAACAGACATAAATAATCTAAGCTTAGGATATGAGCTTGGTTGTAATGATTATATTAAAAAACCTTTTTCACCAAAAGAGTTAAAATATAGAATTGAACAACTTATAAAACTTTTTTATACAAATGAGACAAAAGAACAGATAAAACTAAAACCAGACTTCACCTATGACATTTTAAAAAAAGAGCTAAGAAGAAATAGTGAAGTTATAAACCTTACAAAAAAAGAGAGTGATGTAGTTTTTTGTTTAGTTTCAAACAAAAATCAATACATAAGTATAGAAACTCTTCGAAGTGAAGTATGGGATGATAAATATATTTGTGAAGCTGATATTAGGGTTTGTATTAAAAAAATTAGAGATAAAACCTCTAAAGAGTTTATTGTTAACCAAAGAGGTATAGGATATAAAATTGATAGAGAAGAGTAA